The stretch of DNA GACTGGGAACGGTGCTCGCACTGGCCTGCGCCGACCCCCGCATCAAGGGACGCAAGCTGCTGAAGACGTCTTATTTTATCCCGGTCGTGCTGTCCGTCACCGTTGTCTGCCAATTGTGGATTGCGATGTACGACCCGGCTAACGGGCTGATCAACCGTCTTTTTAACCTGTTGCATATTCCTTACCAGCAGAACTGGCTCACGTCGCCGACCGTTTCCATTATTGCGATTGCGTTCGTCAATGCCTGGCAGTTTATGGGCTATCAGTTCAGCCTTCTGTACGCCGGCGTCAAGTCCATTCCCGAGCAGTATATGGAAGCGGCAACGATTGACGGCTGCTCTAAATGGATGGCGCACCGCAAGGTGACGATTCCTTTGATGAAGGAGACCTACAAGTTCTGTCTGATCGTTGCCATTACCTCCGGGATCGGAGCGTTTGTACAAATGCTGATTATGACGAGCGGCGGACCGGGCACGAGCAACTATACCCTGACATACATGATTTACCGCTATGCCTTCATGGAAAGCAACTATGGCTATGCCTGCGCCGTTTCCGTTGTGCTGGTCGCCTTGTCCCTATTGGCAACAATGATTATCAATAAGACGTTTGACCGGAACGAAGCGTAAATAGAGCGTTGTCCGGCAAGGAAGGAGTGCTATATGAATAAGCTGAGAGCGGTTCTGGTTCAGACTCCGCTATGGATCTATTTTGTGATTTCCGTCTACCCCCTTGTATGGATGATTTCTTATTCGCTCAAAAACAACGATGAGATTTTCGTTACGAACCCGTTCGGCTTTCCGACGCATTTCAGAATTGAGAATTATACGGCAGCCTGGTCGCAGTTCAATATTCCGCGCTATTTTATGAACAGCTTTATCGTCTCATCCATTTCCACACTGCTGATTATTGTGCTGGCCCTGATGTTCTCGTTCGCTATCGCAAGAATGCGCTGGAAGTTCCGCGAGAGTGTCAGATTGTATATGACGATAGGCATGTTCATGCCGCTTCAGGTCATCATGATTCCTCTTGCTATCCTGGTTCGTGATCTCCATTTGACGAATACTTACGGCGCGCTGATTGTTCCCTATGTCGCCATCGGTCTGCCCTTCTCTTGTCTGATATTCTACGGCTTCATGAAAGGCATCCCCGGGGAGCTTGAGGAATCGGCCTGCATGGACGGAGCGAATATTTACCGGATGTTTCTTCAGATCATCGTGCCTGTCGTAACTCCCGCCATTGCGACCGTTGCCATTTTCCAATTCTTAAGCAACTGGAACGAATTCATGCTCGCCTATATTCTGATTTCCGACGAAGCGATGAAGACGCTCCCGCTCGGTCTGCTCTTTTTCCAAGGGCAATACAGCACCGATTGGGGCGGCATGGGCGCGGTCATGACGATTGCGAGCTTGCCGATGGTCATCATATATCTGTTCTTCAGCGAACAAGTCGAGAACGCTATGACGGTCGGCTCGGCCGTAAAAGGTTGATCCTTCAGGGACCGGTACAGCTAGGCTGAATAATTCCTACGGTTATTGTTCCTATATGTGTGAAACCACAAGCCGAGCCTTTGAACATTTCAGTTTAAAGGTCCGGCTTCTTTATTGTCATAATAATCCATGATAGAGTAACTTTTTTCCATGTAATAAAATACAACTATAGGTTATCTTCTACTAAGTGAACAACTTTATCAACAATGGAGGAAGGGCAGCATGCCATCTATAGCGGATACATTTCAGTTACTTAAGTCGGAGATATTTAAGGAAAGATTAATAGACCTTTATGGAGAGGGCCAACAGGCGCTCTCTTCTCAAATCGGCAGATACACTTCCCTGGTTAACGAGTTTACCCAAAGATTTGATGGAACCGATGTCTATCTGTTTAGTTCGCCTGGCCGCAGTGAAATCAGCGGAAATCATACCGATCACAATTTGGGCAAAGTTATTGCGGCCAGCATAAATATGGATTGTATTGGCGTTGCGGAGAAGAATACGGAAAATAAGATCCGCATAAAAAGCATAACTTACAACGAAGATTTTACGATTGATCTTACCCGCAGAGAAGATATTCAGAATGCTTCCGGCACCTACTCGATTGTAAGAGGCATACTCGACGGTTTTGAAAAGTATGGTTACAGCATTGGCGGGTTCAATGTTTGTATTACGAGCGATGTTATTAGCGCGGCGGGCGTCAGTTCTTCGGCATCTTTTGAAATGCTGATATGTGCGATTCTTAATTTTTTCTATAACCATAACGAAATGGATATAATTACATGCGCCAAGATAGGCCAATATGCTGAAAATACGAAATGGAATAAACAGTCGGGCCTGCTGGATCAAATCGCTTGCGGTTATGGCGGCCTGATTACAATTGATTTTAAAGACGGCCAATCTCCGGTTATCCAAACATTGAACTTTGAAGCCATAGACAGAAATTATGAACTGTTAATCATTCCTACGGGAGCAAATCATGCCGATTTAAGTGAAGAGTACTCTTCCATCCCTACTGAAATGAAGGCGGTGGCAAAGAAGCTTGGCGGAGAGGTTCTCCGTGACTTGAGTATAGAAAAGGTATTGAAGCATTTTGCGGAACTCAGGGACAGTCCTGGAGATAGGGCGCTTTTGAGAGCGCTGCATTTTTATGAGGAGAATAGCCGGGTGGATCAACAGGTCGAAGCTTTGAAAAACGATAATGCGGATGAGTTCCTAAGGCTGGTCAATGAATCCGGCAATTCCTCCTGGAAATGGCTGCAAAATTGTTATTCAAACTCTACTCCTGATATACAAGGGGTAACGGTTCATCTGGCTATTACCGAACTATTTATTAAGAGAATTGGAAAGGGCGCATGCCGCGTGCATGGAGGAGGATTCGCCGGTGTGATCATGGCTTTGCTGCCGAAAGAATCCACAGCATCCTATACGGAATATATGAAATCATTTGGGGTTGGTAAAATTTATAATATTCGTATACGTAAGTATGGGGCGGTCAATTTAAATCTTCTGTAGCCATCTTTGAAAAATGTTGAATGCGTGTACGTTCAAGGCTTTTTTGACGCTGGCTTCGATTATGGTCTGGTTGGCTTTAATTTGCATACACGTCCCGGTTCAATCCTGCTGTAATGTTATCCATCGTGGTATTATTGGATTACTAACTGAGTAATTTTGGAAGACTGGGGCTGATGGGGCGTGTATATGGAAGATCCTTTTAAGATAAAAAACTTCGATGTAGAAGAAACGAGCATATTCGATTTACAAGACGCGATGGCACATGGAAAGACTACCTCAAGAGAATTAGTGTTTTGTTATTTATCCCGTATCGCAAAGTATGATCAGGATGGTCCTCACATAAATGCAATTATGGAGATCAATCCCGATGCCATCTTCATTGCAGAGGCGCTCGATTTAGAGCGGCAACGTAAGGGCAGTAGAGGCCCTCTTCATGGAATTCCGATTCTTGTTAAGGATAATATCGAAACCGGAGACAAGATGCGTACTAGTGCGGGAGCATTAGCACTGGCACAGCATGTAAGCACGGAGGATGCTTTTCTGATCCGGCAGTTAAGAGAAGCAGGAGCTGTCATCTTGGGCAAGACCAATATGACAGAATGGGCCAACGGCGTTTCCTCCACCATGTGGGCAGGATACAGTTCAAGGGGCGGTCAGGTCACGCACCCTTATGGTGAATTTTTCGCAGGCGGGTCTAGTACTGGATCGGCGGCTGCGGTTGCGACGAATCTCGCAACGGCGGCGATAGGTACAGAAACCTCTGCTTCCATTCTAAGTCCGGCCGTACAAATGTCTATCGTGGGCATCAAGCCGACCGTCGGTTTAATCAGCCGTTCGGGGATCATCCCTTTTTCTTACTCGCAAGATACGGCCGGGCCGATGGCAAGAACGGTTTCGGATGCGGCAATTCTACTTAGCGCATTAGTTGGGAGAGATGAGCAAGATCCGGCAACTTGGCGGAATGAAAGCTGTCAAAGCAAGCAGAACTATACTGCATTCCTAGATAGAGAGGGATTATACGGAGCGAGAATCGGAGTCTTTTGTGAAGTGCCTGATCATGTTCGAGAATCTGGCGAGTATGATGAGGCGCTATTTAATCAGGCAGTCTCCGACTTGATTAAAGCAGGAGCGGAAGTGGTGGAACAGATAGATATTCCCTCGTTCCATGGACCATGGCAGTGGAATAAGATGA from Paenibacillus sophorae encodes:
- a CDS encoding amidase family protein — translated: MEDPFKIKNFDVEETSIFDLQDAMAHGKTTSRELVFCYLSRIAKYDQDGPHINAIMEINPDAIFIAEALDLERQRKGSRGPLHGIPILVKDNIETGDKMRTSAGALALAQHVSTEDAFLIRQLREAGAVILGKTNMTEWANGVSSTMWAGYSSRGGQVTHPYGEFFAGGSSTGSAAAVATNLATAAIGTETSASILSPAVQMSIVGIKPTVGLISRSGIIPFSYSQDTAGPMARTVSDAAILLSALVGRDEQDPATWRNESCQSKQNYTAFLDREGLYGARIGVFCEVPDHVRESGEYDEALFNQAVSDLIKAGAEVVEQIDIPSFHGPWQWNKMNLEFKHGIENYLQNLPAHMPIHSLSELIEWNKEHAEKALKYGQDLLEFRERLTDPLKNKDYILESIMDLHLAQNEGIDYAITRYQLDAIMFPAYIGADICAKAGYPSIAIPAGYRENGRPFGITFAGKAFSEPTLIRIAYSFEQRTKHRKKPVFN
- a CDS encoding carbohydrate ABC transporter permease, whose protein sequence is MNRYLSNKKAIALFLLPALLIYSVVIIYPVLQTVYRSFFNWDGLSTATWNGISNYRDLLEDPLLITSLRNGLIFALVLAVFQIGLGTVLALACADPRIKGRKLLKTSYFIPVVLSVTVVCQLWIAMYDPANGLINRLFNLLHIPYQQNWLTSPTVSIIAIAFVNAWQFMGYQFSLLYAGVKSIPEQYMEAATIDGCSKWMAHRKVTIPLMKETYKFCLIVAITSGIGAFVQMLIMTSGGPGTSNYTLTYMIYRYAFMESNYGYACAVSVVLVALSLLATMIINKTFDRNEA
- a CDS encoding galactokinase, whose product is MPSIADTFQLLKSEIFKERLIDLYGEGQQALSSQIGRYTSLVNEFTQRFDGTDVYLFSSPGRSEISGNHTDHNLGKVIAASINMDCIGVAEKNTENKIRIKSITYNEDFTIDLTRREDIQNASGTYSIVRGILDGFEKYGYSIGGFNVCITSDVISAAGVSSSASFEMLICAILNFFYNHNEMDIITCAKIGQYAENTKWNKQSGLLDQIACGYGGLITIDFKDGQSPVIQTLNFEAIDRNYELLIIPTGANHADLSEEYSSIPTEMKAVAKKLGGEVLRDLSIEKVLKHFAELRDSPGDRALLRALHFYEENSRVDQQVEALKNDNADEFLRLVNESGNSSWKWLQNCYSNSTPDIQGVTVHLAITELFIKRIGKGACRVHGGGFAGVIMALLPKESTASYTEYMKSFGVGKIYNIRIRKYGAVNLNLL
- a CDS encoding carbohydrate ABC transporter permease; translated protein: MNKLRAVLVQTPLWIYFVISVYPLVWMISYSLKNNDEIFVTNPFGFPTHFRIENYTAAWSQFNIPRYFMNSFIVSSISTLLIIVLALMFSFAIARMRWKFRESVRLYMTIGMFMPLQVIMIPLAILVRDLHLTNTYGALIVPYVAIGLPFSCLIFYGFMKGIPGELEESACMDGANIYRMFLQIIVPVVTPAIATVAIFQFLSNWNEFMLAYILISDEAMKTLPLGLLFFQGQYSTDWGGMGAVMTIASLPMVIIYLFFSEQVENAMTVGSAVKG